The following nucleotide sequence is from Candidatus Zixiibacteriota bacterium.
AGGCGTGTGGGGCGATGCCGTATATGAAAATTATGTTGTTATCGAAGCCGGTATATCTTTAAGGAACTCATGTGATACTTTGTGTCTATTAAACGCCGACAGCGTTATAATCGATCAGTATATTTGGCATGAGCCATCGGATGACGGCCGCAGCATCGAGCGTAATGATGTTAGCGATGAATTATCAGCCTGGCATCCCTGTTATGATCCATCCGGTTCGACTCCGGGCAGAGAAAATTCAGCATGCCCATCAGATAACCATGACTATATACTTGAGGCTGCTCCTCGATTAATTAGTCTGTCCGGTATTAATAAATTTATAACGATTTCATATTCAGCGCCTGTTGACTCTAAAATCAATCTGGCGGTTTATGATGATTCGGCGCGAAAATTGAAAACGCTTTTAAATAATTCAGATAATACTTACGGCACGATAATATGGAATATGACCGGCGATAATAACTACCCGCTTGCGCCGGGATTGTATATAATATCATTTAAAATCACTGATGCCATTAATGCTTATGAAAACATTCCCATAGCGATAGCGCCATGAAAAAGATTATTCTTGTCTTATTGCTCATATCAGCATCAGCATATGCCTTAGAGGGTCCCGATTTCATGCTGATTGGCGATTTGTATGTTCCCCAACCGAACTGTTTCAGCTTTGCCTGCAATTCATGTGAAAATCAGGGAATCGATGTTGTTTTCCGCAATGCCTCATTATACAAAATCAGCTCCCTTAACTGGATATTTGCCGGCGCCAGCATCCATTCTAAGTTTGGCTCATTAGCGGTCAGTTTCCGGGATTACGGTATAAACGAGCTTTATAAATCAACAATGCTTTCATTATATTTGCAAAAACCTGTTTATAATAGTATTTTTATGAGACTGGGCTATTCGAGAAAGGAATATAGTTACGGTGTAAATTATTATAATTCTACATCTAATGTCTTTGCATTTGGAGCTGGCTTAAAGTTCCGCAGTTTCAACCTGAGCGCTATAATTGATAATCTCGCTTTTAAAAAGGAAAGTTTCAATAATAATCCCGAGCTGTGTTTTTCGTTATTCTGGCAGGCTGATGAGCTATTAACATTCTATGCTATATATTTTAATGATAACAGGAAGCATGACAGGTTATTATTTGGACAGAGTTTTATGCTGGCAAAACCGCTTAATTTTAAAGCAGGCATTTTAATGAAACCAGATGCCTATTACACCGGATTTGAAATTGTTTACAAAAGATTTGTTTTTGGCTATACTTATTTCGATATTGGAGGATTGCCAGATTGCATGAGATTAACTTTATCATACAGGTGAGAAGATGTCATTTTTAGATGAGTTGAAAAAACGCGAACAGCAAACCTTGGCTCCCTATGCGATGAAATCGACCGAATCGAGAGGACGCCGCTTTAAAGAACCTTTGCATCCATACCGAAATGATTTTCAACGCGACCGGGAACGGATTATTCATTCATCCTCATTCCGACGCTTGGAATACAAGACTCAGGTGTTTGTAAACTACGAGGGCGATCATTATCGCACCCGCCTGACACACACAATCGAGGTTGCCCAGATTGCCCGTTCGATTGCCCGCGCGCTTGGCTTAAATGAGGACCTCACTGAGGGCATAGCCTTGGCTCATGATTTAGGTCATACGCCGTTCGGTCATTCCGGCGAGGCGGCGCTAAACCGTCTGACTAAAGAGCACGGCGGCTTTGAACACAACCGTCAAAGCCTGCGCGTTGTCGAACATCTCGAAAGACGCTACCCCGATTTTCCCGGCTTAAACCTGACATTTGAACTTCGAGAGGGTATATTAAAGCATGAAACGACTTACGACAACCCGAATTATCCCGCCGATCTCTTCCCTGCCGATAGGGGAACGCTGGAATGCCAGGTTGTCAGCGCTGCCGATGAGATTGCCTACACCTGCCATGATGTCGATGATGGCTTAAGCGCGGGATTAATCACTGCGGATAAATTGCTCGAATTGAGTATCTGGAGAGACCTTCACGACCAGCTTATTAAAGCATACCCCGATATTGACAGAACATCCCTTTATCGCCCTCAGATGGTCAAGATGCTTGTGAATGAAATGATTACCGATGCGATTAACGCCAGCGTCGAAGCTTTGCGGAAACATAAGCCGGCTAATGTTGATGAGGTCAGGGCAATACCGATAAACCTTGTTTGCCGGTCGGAGGAGGCTATCGATAGAGAATCGCAATTGAGGCAGTTCTTATTTGATAACATGTATCGTCATTATCGTCTGGTGAGGATGGCGGAAAAGGCCGAGAGGATTATTGCAACCCTGTTTAACGCTTATGTCGGCAATTCCGACCAACTGCCGCCCAGCTTCAAAGCCCGTCTCGATGAGGATGATGTATACACTATTGTTATGGATTACATTGCCGGCATGACAGACCGTTACGCCGGCCAGGAATATAAAAAGCTCACCGACCCGTTCGAGCTGATGTAGGATTCCAACCATGCCCCTGTCTGCCTATCTATATACGCAAAAAATCATCGCTCCTCTGCTTAATGACAACGAGTGGCGGCATATAGTAAAATCGCTTAGGGAAAACCCGGAATACCTGCATTTCAAATGCTGCGACAGCCCGGTTTATGCCCGGATAAGCAGTCAGGGACTGCGGCATTTCGTTCATAAGAATACCGGCCATTGCAATTATGTCAGCGAAAGCGATGACCACCTTCAGATGAAACTTGAAGTATTCAAAGCCTGTCGGGAACTCGGCTGGAATGCCGAACTCGAATATATCGGAGAAAATTTTCGGTCCGATGTGCTGGCTGATAAGGACAAGCACAAAATAGCTTTCGAAATACAGCTATCGCGGCAGGATTTGCCGACAACTGTAAACCGTCAGGAAACACTGCGCAAAGCAGGCATCAGATGCGCCTGGTTTTTTAAGCGTATCCCAAAAGATTATAAAGTCAATGAGTTCTTGCCTGTTTTCGAGATAGAGAAAGACGACAATAATAACCAGGGAATTTTTCATTGCAATTTTCGAGGAAAAAAAATCGCAATTAAGG
It contains:
- a CDS encoding lamin tail domain-containing protein produces the protein MKFLFWVIIAVSILCYPLKGEIILSEILANEPNGSASLEWLEIYNNSSNHIDLGNYILVDGDNAISFPEEAIDSAYSYLVVCRRLYSTDGGVCFENYWGNSSGVWGDAVYENYVVIEAGISLRNSCDTLCLLNADSVIIDQYIWHEPSDDGRSIERNDVSDELSAWHPCYDPSGSTPGRENSACPSDNHDYILEAAPRLISLSGINKFITISYSAPVDSKINLAVYDDSARKLKTLLNNSDNTYGTIIWNMTGDNNYPLAPGLYIISFKITDAINAYENIPIAIAP
- a CDS encoding deoxyguanosinetriphosphate triphosphohydrolase, translating into MSFLDELKKREQQTLAPYAMKSTESRGRRFKEPLHPYRNDFQRDRERIIHSSSFRRLEYKTQVFVNYEGDHYRTRLTHTIEVAQIARSIARALGLNEDLTEGIALAHDLGHTPFGHSGEAALNRLTKEHGGFEHNRQSLRVVEHLERRYPDFPGLNLTFELREGILKHETTYDNPNYPADLFPADRGTLECQVVSAADEIAYTCHDVDDGLSAGLITADKLLELSIWRDLHDQLIKAYPDIDRTSLYRPQMVKMLVNEMITDAINASVEALRKHKPANVDEVRAIPINLVCRSEEAIDRESQLRQFLFDNMYRHYRLVRMAEKAERIIATLFNAYVGNSDQLPPSFKARLDEDDVYTIVMDYIAGMTDRYAGQEYKKLTDPFELM